A stretch of Amycolatopsis balhimycina FH 1894 DNA encodes these proteins:
- a CDS encoding class I SAM-dependent methyltransferase gives MVEDTWAALADQFADGAYATVKGRVRTYVMHRQLLEHLPAAPASVLDVGGGAGHQSFPLARAGYDVTLLDPSAAMLDKARQRLRQLPDDVRVTFVEADGADAEEAVGGRRFDAVLCHGVLGYLEQPEPVLDQLCRCAAPGGIVSIMAGNADAAAVRPAMERRWEDALEAFDARAEVGVLGLPTRAGTVDELRESVRSRGVEPLQWYGVWLFVDWLDLSGAELDPAETERVAAVELEAGRRDPYRRLSRIFHLVGRKN, from the coding sequence ATGGTCGAGGACACCTGGGCCGCGTTGGCCGACCAGTTCGCCGATGGTGCCTACGCCACCGTGAAGGGGCGCGTACGCACCTACGTGATGCACCGGCAGCTGCTGGAGCACCTGCCCGCCGCGCCGGCGTCGGTGCTCGACGTCGGCGGCGGCGCGGGCCACCAGTCGTTCCCCCTGGCTCGCGCGGGTTACGACGTCACACTGCTCGACCCGTCGGCGGCGATGCTGGACAAGGCCCGGCAGCGGCTTCGGCAGCTACCGGACGACGTCCGGGTGACCTTCGTGGAAGCCGACGGCGCGGACGCCGAGGAGGCGGTCGGCGGCCGTCGCTTCGACGCCGTCCTGTGCCACGGCGTGCTCGGCTACCTGGAGCAGCCGGAGCCGGTCCTCGACCAGCTGTGCCGCTGCGCCGCTCCCGGCGGAATCGTGTCGATCATGGCGGGCAACGCCGACGCGGCGGCGGTGCGCCCGGCCATGGAACGACGCTGGGAGGACGCCCTGGAAGCGTTCGACGCCCGCGCCGAAGTCGGGGTGCTGGGCCTGCCGACCCGGGCAGGCACGGTGGACGAACTCCGCGAGTCCGTCCGCAGCCGCGGCGTGGAACCCCTGCAGTGGTACGGAGTCTGGCTTTTCGTCGATTGGCTCGACCTCAGCGGAGCGGAGCTGGACCCGGCCGAAACCGAGCGGGTGGCGGCCGTCGAGCTCGAAGCCGGCCGCCGGGATCCCTACCGCCGGCTCAGCCGCATCTTCCACCTGGTGGGGCGCAAGAACTAG
- a CDS encoding ferrochelatase translates to MGYDALLWLSFGGPEGPDDVMPFLENVTRGRGVPRERLLEVAEHYRHFGGVSPINKLNRDAMTAVEKQLAAAGMDLPVHFGNRNWHPMAEDTLSALTSEGAKRVLVFPTSAYGGYSACRQYDEDIERARAAAGPDAPELVKIRQFFDHPLFVAAVADGVRAAHASLGNAAGIRTVFTAHSVPESADAASGPPSEGGRRYSKQIAEAARLVAAEAGVAEYDVVWQSRSGPPQVPWLEPDILDHIDALHADGVPGVVVSPIGFVSDHLEVIWDLDNEAAERADEHGMAFARAVTAGSDPRFAELVVELIREHTHGVAPRKLSPFPVAGCTVNGAPCAIGCCEPARRPGR, encoded by the coding sequence GTGGGATACGACGCGTTGCTGTGGCTCTCGTTCGGCGGTCCGGAAGGACCGGACGACGTCATGCCGTTCCTCGAGAACGTCACCAGGGGCCGGGGCGTGCCGCGGGAGCGGCTCCTCGAAGTCGCCGAGCACTACCGGCACTTCGGCGGCGTCTCGCCGATCAACAAGCTGAACCGCGACGCGATGACGGCGGTGGAGAAGCAGCTCGCGGCCGCCGGCATGGACCTGCCGGTGCACTTCGGCAACCGCAACTGGCACCCGATGGCCGAGGACACGCTGTCCGCGCTGACCTCGGAAGGCGCGAAGCGCGTTCTGGTGTTCCCGACGAGCGCGTACGGCGGCTATTCGGCGTGCCGTCAGTACGACGAAGACATCGAGCGGGCCCGGGCCGCGGCCGGTCCGGATGCCCCCGAACTGGTGAAAATCCGGCAGTTCTTCGACCACCCGCTGTTCGTCGCGGCCGTCGCCGACGGCGTCCGGGCGGCGCACGCTTCGCTGGGGAACGCGGCGGGGATCCGCACGGTGTTCACCGCGCACTCGGTGCCCGAGAGCGCGGACGCCGCCTCGGGTCCGCCGTCGGAGGGCGGCCGCCGGTACTCGAAGCAGATCGCCGAGGCCGCCCGGCTCGTCGCGGCCGAGGCGGGGGTCGCCGAGTACGACGTCGTGTGGCAGTCGCGGTCGGGGCCGCCGCAGGTGCCGTGGCTGGAGCCGGACATCCTCGACCACATCGACGCCCTGCACGCCGACGGCGTTCCCGGGGTGGTCGTGTCGCCGATCGGGTTCGTCTCCGACCACCTCGAGGTGATCTGGGACCTGGACAACGAGGCGGCGGAACGCGCTGACGAGCACGGAATGGCGTTCGCCCGCGCCGTGACGGCCGGTTCGGACCCGCGTTTCGCCGAGCTGGTGGTGGAGCTGATCCGCGAGCACACGCACGGCGTGGCGCCGCGGAAGCTGTCGCCGTTCCCGGTGGCGGGCTGCACGGTCAACGGCGCGCCCTGCGCGATCGGCTGCTGCGAGCCCGCCCGACGCCCCGGCCGCTAG
- a CDS encoding TetR/AcrR family transcriptional regulator, translated as MARPREFDESAAVESAMHAFWDHGYDATSTQDLCAATGLGRSSVYNTFTSKKALFRRSLEHYTARELGKRKAILEGPGTAAERLAEVLDTAVVADLENRRRGCLVVNTLAELGLPDDEVGAALRRDTEQNLAMFAGCVREGVLDGSLRDGLDPADVAEFLLSTISGIRVMARRGSSRRAMHHVADLALSAITAH; from the coding sequence ATGGCCAGGCCACGGGAGTTCGACGAGTCCGCCGCCGTCGAGAGCGCGATGCACGCGTTCTGGGACCACGGCTACGACGCGACGTCGACCCAGGACCTCTGCGCGGCCACCGGGCTCGGGCGCAGCAGCGTCTACAACACGTTCACCAGCAAGAAAGCGCTCTTCCGGCGGTCACTGGAGCACTACACCGCCCGCGAGCTCGGCAAGCGGAAGGCGATCCTCGAAGGCCCGGGCACCGCGGCCGAACGGCTGGCCGAGGTGCTCGACACGGCCGTGGTGGCCGACCTGGAAAACCGCCGCCGCGGCTGTCTCGTCGTGAACACCCTCGCCGAACTCGGCCTTCCGGACGACGAGGTCGGCGCCGCGCTGCGCCGCGACACCGAACAGAACCTGGCGATGTTCGCCGGGTGCGTCCGGGAGGGCGTGCTCGACGGCAGCCTCCGGGACGGCCTGGACCCGGCCGACGTGGCCGAGTTCCTGCTCAGCACGATTTCGGGCATTCGCGTGATGGCGCGCCGGGGCTCGAGCCGTCGAGCCATGCACCACGTCGCCGACCTGGCCCTCTCGGCGATCACCGCTCACTGA
- a CDS encoding Cmx/CmrA family chloramphenicol efflux MFS transporter — protein MPLAVFVLGLSVFALGTSEFMITGLLPGMAADLGVGIPDTGLLISAFAVGMVVGAPLLAIGTLRLPRRRTLLAMLGVFVVAHVVGALAEGYTVLFATRVVAALACAGFWAVAAATTIALVPVGRRGRAMAVLVGGLTVANIAGVPAGTLLGQHAGWRAAFWAVAAVTLLAAAGVAALVPETTGDAVSVRGELRLYRRGRVWLALGVIALCQAMIFAAFSYLAPLLTETDGLPEDGVPGVLALFGVGALIGITAGGRLADRRPFATLYGCLALALAALLVLALTTDALVAVAAVLVFGVAGFGANPALNVRAYQVAGDAPTLVGASTTAAFNVGNTVGPWLGGVAIGAGFGFPSVAWTGMGLGVATLAALTVAAAVQRSDDREPAVV, from the coding sequence GTGCCCCTGGCCGTCTTCGTCCTCGGGCTCAGCGTGTTCGCGCTGGGCACGTCCGAGTTCATGATCACCGGCCTGCTCCCCGGGATGGCCGCCGACCTCGGCGTCGGCATCCCGGACACCGGGCTGCTGATCTCCGCGTTCGCCGTCGGCATGGTCGTCGGCGCACCGCTGCTGGCCATCGGCACCCTCCGGCTCCCCCGCCGCCGGACGCTCCTGGCGATGCTCGGCGTGTTCGTCGTGGCGCACGTCGTCGGCGCGCTCGCCGAGGGTTACACGGTCCTGTTCGCGACGCGGGTGGTCGCCGCCCTCGCCTGCGCCGGCTTCTGGGCCGTCGCGGCGGCCACGACGATCGCGCTGGTTCCGGTCGGCCGCCGTGGCCGCGCGATGGCCGTGCTGGTCGGCGGCCTGACGGTGGCGAACATCGCCGGTGTGCCCGCCGGGACCCTCCTCGGCCAGCACGCGGGCTGGCGCGCGGCGTTCTGGGCGGTGGCGGCGGTGACGCTGCTCGCGGCGGCCGGCGTGGCGGCGCTCGTGCCGGAGACGACCGGCGACGCGGTGAGCGTCCGCGGGGAACTGCGGCTGTACCGGCGCGGCCGCGTCTGGCTCGCACTCGGCGTGATCGCCTTGTGCCAGGCCATGATCTTCGCCGCGTTCAGCTATCTCGCACCCCTGCTGACCGAGACCGACGGGCTGCCGGAGGACGGGGTACCCGGCGTCCTCGCGTTGTTCGGCGTGGGCGCGCTGATCGGGATCACCGCGGGCGGCCGGCTCGCCGACCGGCGGCCGTTCGCGACGCTCTACGGCTGTCTCGCGCTCGCGCTGGCGGCCCTGCTCGTGCTCGCCCTCACCACCGACGCGCTCGTGGCCGTCGCGGCCGTGCTCGTCTTCGGGGTGGCGGGGTTCGGGGCCAACCCGGCGTTGAACGTCCGTGCCTACCAGGTCGCCGGTGACGCGCCGACGCTCGTCGGCGCCAGCACGACGGCGGCGTTCAACGTCGGCAACACCGTCGGCCCGTGGCTGGGCGGCGTGGCGATCGGCGCGGGTTTCGGCTTCCCGAGCGTCGCCTGGACGGGCATGGGCCTCGGCGTCGCCACGCTGGCCGCGCTCACGGTCGCCGCCGCCGTCCAGCGGAGCGACGACCGTGAGCCGGCAGTCGTGTGA
- the fabI gene encoding enoyl-ACP reductase FabI, whose product MPGLLEGKRLLITGIITDASLAFHAAKIAQQEGAKVVLTGFGRMSLVERIAKRLPEEAPVIELDVTNQEQLDGLADKVREHVDGLDGVLHSIGFAPQTCLGAPFLDAPAEDVKTAIEISTYSYMSLAKACLPLLGRGASYVGMDFDARVAWPVYNWMGVAKAGLESVNRYLAKELGPRGIRVNLVSAGPMKTMAAKSIPGFVDLEDGWGERAPLGWDSTDPDPVAKSVCAVLSDWLPATTGSMIMVDGGVHFLGI is encoded by the coding sequence GTGCCCGGACTGCTCGAAGGCAAGCGCCTGCTGATCACCGGCATCATCACCGACGCGTCGCTCGCCTTCCACGCGGCCAAGATCGCGCAGCAGGAGGGCGCGAAGGTGGTGCTGACCGGCTTCGGCCGCATGTCGCTGGTCGAGCGCATCGCGAAGCGGCTGCCCGAAGAGGCGCCGGTGATCGAGCTGGACGTCACCAATCAGGAGCAGCTTGACGGCCTCGCCGACAAGGTCCGCGAGCACGTCGACGGCCTGGACGGTGTGCTGCACTCGATCGGCTTCGCCCCGCAGACCTGTCTCGGCGCGCCGTTCCTCGACGCGCCCGCCGAAGACGTCAAGACCGCGATCGAGATCTCGACGTACTCGTACATGTCGCTGGCGAAGGCGTGCCTGCCGCTGCTCGGCCGGGGCGCCTCGTACGTCGGCATGGACTTCGACGCGCGCGTCGCGTGGCCGGTCTACAACTGGATGGGCGTGGCGAAGGCCGGGCTCGAGTCGGTCAACCGCTACCTGGCCAAGGAGCTGGGGCCGCGGGGCATCCGCGTCAACCTGGTCAGCGCGGGCCCGATGAAGACGATGGCCGCGAAGTCCATCCCGGGCTTCGTCGACCTGGAGGACGGCTGGGGCGAGCGCGCGCCGCTCGGCTGGGACAGTACGGACCCGGACCCGGTGGCGAAGAGCGTCTGCGCGGTGCTGTCGGACTGGCTCCCCGCCACGACCGGCTCGATGATCATGGTCGACGGCGGCGTCCACTTCCTCGGGATCTGA
- the fabG gene encoding beta-ketoacyl-ACP reductase, with translation MGRSVLVTGGNRGIGLAIARDLAGQGHQVAVTHRGSGAPEGLFGVQADVTDTEQVDAAFKLVEEHQGPVEVLVSNAGLTDDTLLMRMSDEQFERVINANLTGAYRVAKRASRGMLRGKWGRFIFISSVVGLSGSAGQANYAASKAGLVGFARSLARELGSRNITSNVIAPGFVHTDMTDELPEDRKKEILAQVPSGRYAEPSEIAAAVRYLASDEAGYVNGAVLPVDGGLGLGH, from the coding sequence GTGGGACGGTCGGTCTTGGTCACCGGGGGCAACCGGGGCATCGGTCTGGCGATCGCCCGGGACCTCGCCGGGCAGGGGCACCAGGTCGCCGTCACGCACCGTGGTTCGGGTGCGCCCGAAGGGCTGTTCGGGGTTCAGGCGGACGTCACCGACACCGAGCAGGTCGACGCCGCGTTCAAGCTCGTCGAGGAGCACCAGGGCCCGGTCGAGGTGCTCGTGTCCAACGCCGGGCTGACCGACGACACGCTGCTGATGCGGATGAGCGACGAGCAGTTCGAGCGCGTCATCAACGCGAACCTGACCGGCGCCTACCGGGTCGCGAAGCGCGCGTCGCGCGGCATGCTGCGCGGCAAGTGGGGCCGGTTCATCTTCATCTCCTCGGTGGTCGGGCTCTCCGGCTCGGCCGGCCAGGCGAACTACGCGGCGTCGAAGGCAGGCCTGGTCGGCTTCGCGCGTTCGCTGGCCCGTGAGCTCGGTTCGCGCAACATCACCTCGAACGTGATCGCTCCCGGGTTCGTCCACACCGACATGACCGACGAACTGCCCGAGGACCGCAAGAAGGAGATCCTCGCGCAGGTGCCCTCCGGCCGGTACGCCGAGCCGTCGGAGATCGCCGCCGCCGTGCGCTACCTGGCTTCGGACGAGGCCGGCTACGTCAACGGCGCGGTGCTGCCCGTCGACGGCGGCCTCGGCCTCGGCCACTGA
- a CDS encoding GntR family transcriptional regulator: MIDRKSGVPAFRQVAADLREKIVTGEFAPGAKLPSEHDLVEMYGVSRPTVREAVDVLRGEGLVTAEHGRGVFVRPPASIQRIARSRLSREARERNHGAFLADATAGGFTPSTSVKIRFEPADARVAGHLAIDEGAEVTVRDRVMRADGLVVQLAVSHLSRELTRGTAIEDIDTGPGGTYARLEEAGRTIESFAERVGARMPTPAEASQLQLGDGVPVITVTRVAYAVDGTPLEMNDMVLAADRYELSYEWPAG, encoded by the coding sequence ATGATCGATCGCAAGAGCGGTGTGCCCGCGTTCCGTCAGGTCGCAGCCGACCTCCGCGAGAAGATCGTCACCGGTGAGTTCGCACCGGGCGCCAAGCTGCCGAGTGAGCACGACCTCGTCGAGATGTACGGCGTCTCGCGGCCGACCGTCCGAGAGGCCGTCGACGTGCTACGCGGCGAAGGTCTCGTCACCGCCGAGCACGGCCGCGGCGTCTTCGTGCGGCCACCGGCGAGCATTCAGCGCATCGCCCGGTCGCGACTGTCTCGCGAAGCCCGCGAGCGCAACCACGGCGCGTTCCTCGCCGACGCCACGGCTGGTGGCTTCACGCCGTCGACCAGCGTCAAGATCCGCTTCGAACCGGCCGACGCACGCGTAGCCGGTCACCTGGCCATCGACGAAGGAGCCGAGGTCACCGTCCGGGACCGCGTGATGCGCGCCGACGGACTGGTGGTCCAGCTCGCGGTGTCGCACCTGTCTCGCGAACTGACGCGTGGCACCGCCATCGAGGACATCGACACCGGCCCGGGCGGCACGTACGCGCGGCTGGAGGAGGCCGGACGGACGATCGAGTCGTTCGCCGAACGCGTCGGAGCACGGATGCCGACCCCCGCCGAAGCGTCCCAGCTTCAGTTGGGCGACGGCGTACCGGTCATCACGGTCACGCGAGTCGCATACGCCGTCGACGGCACGCCGCTGGAAATGAACGACATGGTGCTCGCGGCCGATCGCTACGAGCTGTCGTACGAGTGGCCGGCAGGCTAG